A genomic stretch from Colwellia sp. Arc7-635 includes:
- a CDS encoding alanine/glycine:cation symporter family protein, whose amino-acid sequence MSFEQIIASINNVLWGEGQVLIYVLLFAGFWFSYKLKFVQILNFRHMFSVLKGSAKKGENITGSSGISSLQALFIGLSARVGTGNLAGVAVAISLGGSGAIFWMWVIALLGMATGFAESILGQLYKVSDDHKEYRGGPAYYIKKGLNQRWLAILFSLCLFLGYGFSFSAMQANTIADSLNHAFNIPSMYSGAVITILAGAIVLGGLKRIARFAELIVPFMGIAFILVAVTITLMNISAVPAMLYDILTSAFGLQEAGAGMLGAAIKNGIQRGLYSNEAGAGSVPHAAASARPVPNHPVTQGYVQMLGVFLDTMVLCTCTAVIILLADINISGEMEGIRLTQSAITYHLGANGVYFVSAAISLFAFTSVVANYAYAESNLHFFKLDNKVGRTLYTVMYLGMVFWGSSASLKQVWSMADVALGLMTLVNVIAIVQLTPTIVALTKDYNAKRKLENVRDADMEFKASDIEFQGKVEPGIWRK is encoded by the coding sequence ATGAGTTTTGAACAAATTATTGCCAGCATTAATAATGTTTTGTGGGGTGAAGGACAAGTACTCATTTATGTTTTGTTGTTCGCGGGTTTTTGGTTTTCTTATAAACTTAAATTTGTACAAATTCTCAATTTTCGTCATATGTTTTCCGTTCTTAAAGGTAGCGCAAAGAAAGGTGAAAACATCACTGGTAGTTCAGGCATTAGTTCATTACAGGCGTTATTTATCGGTTTATCTGCACGAGTAGGTACCGGTAATTTAGCTGGCGTTGCTGTCGCTATATCACTTGGTGGCAGCGGGGCGATATTTTGGATGTGGGTTATTGCGTTGCTTGGTATGGCAACAGGTTTTGCCGAAAGTATTTTAGGCCAGCTTTACAAAGTGAGCGACGACCATAAAGAATATCGAGGAGGTCCCGCTTATTACATTAAAAAAGGCTTAAATCAGCGTTGGCTAGCCATTTTATTCTCATTATGTCTATTTCTAGGTTACGGTTTTAGCTTTAGCGCGATGCAAGCAAACACCATTGCCGACTCTTTAAATCATGCTTTTAATATTCCCAGTATGTATTCTGGCGCGGTTATTACCATACTTGCTGGCGCTATTGTGCTTGGCGGATTAAAACGAATTGCTCGTTTTGCTGAACTCATTGTGCCTTTTATGGGCATTGCTTTTATTCTGGTTGCCGTCACGATCACCTTAATGAATATTAGCGCAGTACCCGCGATGTTATACGATATTTTAACCTCCGCTTTTGGCTTACAAGAAGCTGGCGCCGGTATGTTAGGTGCGGCGATTAAAAATGGCATTCAGCGTGGCTTATATTCGAATGAGGCTGGTGCTGGTAGTGTGCCCCATGCAGCAGCAAGTGCGAGGCCAGTGCCTAATCATCCGGTTACCCAAGGCTACGTACAAATGCTAGGGGTGTTTTTAGATACCATGGTGCTATGCACTTGTACCGCCGTCATTATTTTACTAGCCGATATTAATATTAGCGGTGAAATGGAAGGTATTCGCTTAACGCAAAGTGCAATTACTTATCATTTAGGAGCTAACGGGGTTTATTTTGTTTCTGCCGCTATTAGTTTATTTGCTTTCACTTCTGTTGTGGCTAACTACGCTTATGCTGAAAGTAATTTACATTTTTTTAAACTCGATAATAAAGTGGGCCGAACGTTATATACGGTGATGTATTTAGGTATGGTTTTTTGGGGTTCAAGTGCCAGCTTGAAACAAGTATGGAGCATGGCTGATGTTGCTTTAGGCTTAATGACCTTAGTCAATGTTATTGCTATCGTGCAATTAACGCCAACAATAGTGGCGTTAACCAAAGATTATAATGCCAAACGTAAACTTGAAAACGTCAGAGATGCTGATATGGAATTTAAAGCTTCAGATATCGAATTTCAAGGAAAAGTCGAACCCGGCATTTGGCGTAAATAA